A window of the Lactuca sativa cultivar Salinas chromosome 5, Lsat_Salinas_v11, whole genome shotgun sequence genome harbors these coding sequences:
- the LOC111913261 gene encoding root phototropism protein 3, protein MWDSDVGARNYDNRVLSGRHSVQTDKFEQRGQSWYAITDIPSDLLIQVGEISFNLHKCQLLSKSGRMNRIIHESREVDIKKVILDELPGGIEAFELVAKFCYGAVVKLTATIITGLRCAAEYLEMTEDLEEGNLILKTEAFINYVVLSSWKDSISVLKSCEEFSPWAENLQIVRRCSESVAWKTSSDPKYVRWQYTGKHNNDSSPSTDQVLSDWWCEDVSVLRIDHFVRVITAIKVKGMKCELVGSAIMHYAMKWLPGMIKEGSSGSVEEGTGSSNGVASSNRGGLHMIIAMSKGDHSSSPEGNRQRTIIESLISIIPSENDSVSCSFLLRLLRIATMVNVAPALVTELEKRVGMQLEEATMADLLIPSYNRSETMYDVDLVQRILENFLIQEQMEISSPGEPMMRKSYDMNAKMRVAKLVDGYLSEVSRDKNLSLTKFHVLAEALPESARSCDDGIYRAIDSYLKAHPMLSEHERRRLCRVMDCQKLSKDACMHAAQNERLPLRVAVQVIFSEQMKISNTIARDTHELHYQPIIENRKTLLEETPQSFQDGWAMAKKDIDTLKFDLETVKTKYVELQHEMESLQSRYDKVAKLKQQSTWLNGWKKLSKITKISTFENMGSGSQRNSEQLVKTPRRRRYSIS, encoded by the exons ATGTGGGATTCAGACGTAGGTGCAAGAAACTACGATAATCGAGTTCTTAGTGGCAGGCATAGTGTCCAAACTGACAAGTTCGAACAAAGAGGTCAATCTTG GTATGCCATCACTGATATCCCAAGCGATTTGTTGATTCAAGTTGGTGAAATTAGCTTCAATTTGCACAAG TGTCAGCTGCTTTCAAAAAGTGGAAGAATGAACAGGATCATACATGAATCAAGAGAAGTCGACATAAAGAAGGTGATTCTAGATGAGTTACCCGGTGGGATAGAGGCTTTTGAGTTAGTAGCAAAGTTCTGCTACGGAGCCGTCGTTAAACTGACCGCCACCATCATCACCGGCCTCCGGTGTGCTGCTGAATACCTTGAGATGACGGAGGATCTCGAAGAAGgaaatttgattttaaaaactGAAGCTTTTATCAACTATGTGGTATTGTCTTCATGGAAAGATTCAATCTCCGTGCTTAAAAGTTGCGAAGAATTCTCTCCATGGGCCGAAAACCTCCAGATTGTAAGGCGGTGTAGCGAATCGGTAGCTTGGAAAACCTCCTCCGACCCTAAATATGTACGGTGGCAGTACACCGGAAAACACAATAACGATTCGAGCCCAAGTACGGACCAGGTTCTTTCTGATTGGTGGTGCGAAGATGTTTCGGTTCTTAGAATTGATCATTTTGTTCGTGTGATCACTGCGATTAAAGTAAAAGGAATGAAATGCGAATTGGTTGGATCTGCGATCATGCATTACGCCATGAAATGGCTTCCGGGGATGATCAAAGAGGGTTCATCTGGTTCAGTCGAAGAAGGCACTGGTAGCAGCAATGGCGTTGCATCAAGTAACAGAGGCGGGCTGCATATGATCATAGCAATGAGCAAAGGCGATCACTCATCGAGTCCAGAAGGAAATCGTCAAAGAACGATCATTGAGAGCCTGATTAGCATAATCCCATCAGAAAACGATAGCGTCTCGTGTAGCTTTCTTCTTCGTTTATTAAGAATCGCGACCATGGTTAATGTGGCACCGGCTTTGGTTACAGAACTGGAGAAACGAGTTGGGATGCAGCTCGAAGAGGCTACAATGGCGGATCTTCTGATTCCTTCTTATAACAGAAGTGAGACTATGTACGATGTCGATCTTGTTCAGCGAATTTTGGAGAATTTTTTGATTCAAGAACAGATGGAAATCTCGAGCCCTGGGGAACCGATGATGAGGAAAAGTTATGACATGAATGCGAAGATGAGAGTTGCTAAGCTTGTTGATGGTTATCTTTCGGAGGTTTCGAGGGATAAAAACCTATCGTTGACCAAGTTTCATGTTCTGGCTGAGGCGTTACCGGAATCAGCTAGAAGTTGCGACGATGGCATATATCGTGCGATTGATTCGTATCTGAAG GCTCATCCAATGCTCTCAGAACATGAACGAAGAAGGCTATGTCGAGTCATGGATTGTCAAAAGCTCTCGAAGGACGCATGCATGCATGCTGCTCAAAACGAGAGGCTTCCACTCCGAGTTGCAGTCCAAGTCATATTCTCGGAGCAGATGAAGATTAGCAACACAATAGCTAGAGATACTCATGAGCTACACTACCAACCAATCATTGAAAACCGAAAAACTTTACTTGAAGAAACACCACAGTCATTTCAAGATGGATGGGCAATGGCTAAGAAGGACATTGACACACTCAAATTTGATTTAGAAACCGTGAAAACAAAGTATGTAGAGCTTCAACACGAGATGGAGAGTCTACAAAGCCGATATGATAAGGTAGCAAAGTTGAAACAACAATCGACATGGTTGAATGGATGGAAGAAATTAAgcaaaattacaaaaatttcGACCTTTGAGAACATGGGAAGTGGGTCTCAACGCAACAGTGAACAGCTTGTAAAGACACCAAGAAGACGAAGGTATTCGATTTCTTGA